The genomic DNA CCACCGAGGCATCCGTCGCCCTCAGCAGCACGTGGTTGCCGAGCACCCGCGGCAGCATCTCGGGCGTGAACGTGATCGCGGTGCGCAGCACGCCGAACAGCTCGCGGAACATGTTCACCCACTGCCGCTCGGCGATGCCGTCGGCGGCTTCGATCACCTCGGCGTCGAACGGGGCGTGCACCGGCTCACCCCACGCGTAGCACTCGCTCGTGCGCACGCCGACGGTCGCGGTGCGCCACGTGCTCGCGGGGTGCACGTGCGCGCCGCGGCGCCCGTCCACCTTCAGGAAGTCGTACGCGAACCGCTGCCCGAGCATGTCGGTGCCGTGGCTCGGCACGCGATGCGCGGGCGTGGTGACGGCCATCCACCCCTCGCCGCGCAGCGGGAAGTCGACCACGACGGGGTCGCGAAGCTCCTCATGCACGCGCCGGACGATACCGCGCGCACTGCTCGGCCGCCTCCCTCCGCGGGAGGTACGGGCCGGATGTCCCGCGGAAGCGGCGGTGACGACCTCGCAGCATATCCGGCTCCCGACAGTCGAGGTCGCCGCCATCCACAACTGGGGAGAGCCCACGCCCCTCGGTCCTTCCCTCGGCTGAGTGTCTGAATCCGCGTCAACTGAGAGGGAGGGAGGCGGATGTCCCAGGTGCTCGTGGACCCGGCCCGACTCGTCGCCGAGGGCGACGTGCTGTGGGCGATCGGGCACCGTGTCGAGGCATCCGTACGCGCCTGCGAGGCCGCGCTGTCGAGCACCGGCGGAATGGCCGGCGACGAGGAGACCGCCCGCGCGTGCGCGCTCGGCGACGGCGGCCCCGATGGGTACGACGGATCCGCGACGCAGGTGCTGCAGGGCGCGCTCGAGACGGTGAACGCGCTCCGCTCGATGGACGCCGCGCTCGCGAACACCGCTCGGGCCTACGACGTCGCCCAGTTGGTCGGCGCGTGCCGCGAGCCGTCCAGTTCGATCTTCCGTTCCGTCCAGCCCGCACTCGTCTCGACCGAGGTGCGGGTGCCGAGCGCCCTCGGTCCGGGCCCGACGACCCCGCTGGGCGAGTTCGGCGAGTTCCTGCAGGACGCGCTCGCCATGCTCGGCGTCGTACTGCCCGATGCCGACACCGGCAAGATCGACGCCGCCGAGCGGGCGTGGTCAGATCTGGCCGGCTCGTTTCGTCGGGCGCGAGCCGAGGTCGATACGAGCCTGCACGCCTCGATCGCTCCCGGGCTGCCGAACCACGCACGGATCGCCTCGTGCCGCGACGGCATCGCCAGGCGGCTCGACACCGCCGCGACGTCGGCCGACGCGATCGCGGCGTACGCCCGTGCACTGGGCGACGCCGTCGCGAAGGCCTGGGACGAGATCGGATGGCTCATCGGCCAGATGGCCGCCGAGATCATGCTGGAGATCGGTGTCGGCGTCGCGCTGAGCTTCCTCACGGCCGGCGTCGGGGCTGCCGCGACGGCCGCGAAGATCGCGTTCACGGTCGGGCGATGGGCGCTGCGCATCGCGGAGGTCTGCCGGCGGCTCGCCACGCTCGTGCGGGGCGCCCTGGCCGCGGCGCGAATCACCGGGCGAGGTGCGGCGCACCTCGTCAAGGATTCCATCGCCTCCGGGGTTGCCGCGGTGGCAGCCCAGATCGGGTTCAGCGAACTCCGCGCCGCGGTCGACCCGAGGTATGAACCGCAGAATGTCGGTGACATCCTCGGTGGTGGACTCCTTGCTGCGGCGATTGCAGGGGTTCCCGGGGCAGGACCAGCCAACAAGCGCATCAGCCCAGCCACCGCCAACGACGCTGCGCTCCTGGGGTCGATCGATGAAGTTTTCAGCGAGCAGCGCCGCATCCACATCCTGTACGGCGACAAGACAGGTGGGGGTCACCTTCATCCAGCACAGCCAGGAAAGACCCCGTTCCCTGAATCGTGGACCGGTGAGCGGATCATCGATGCCGTGCTCGACATCGCAACGGACCCAACTCTCGAGTGGTCGCAGACGAAGGGAATTGCGGGGCAGGACTTCACCCGGAACGGCGCTCCGTCACGTTATAGCGTGATCGGCAACCGCGACGGTATCGACATCCTCGTGTCGATCGAACCACGAGGGGAAGGCATCATCACTGCCTTCCCAACGGAGAAGAAATGAACTTCGAAACCATCACCCAGACGATTCGCGAAGTCGTCAATGAGTTGAGCGGACAGCTCCCCGACTCCGATCTCCAGAACGCCCGCATCTTCCTTGACGCTGGCGAACCCGGTGTCGCGCTCGAGAACCTCTGCGCACAGATCTACGAGTACGACGTTCCGATCGCCAGGAGCGCCTACCTCCGCCTCGAGGCAGCCGGGCGCGCGATGAGCCTCGATTCGAGCAATTGGAGTCATCTGACGGTGAGTTGATGCAAGTGAGATCCTCGCCTCGGGGCCGAGACTTGCCGAAGCCATCGTGATCGACGTCTGGGCGAGTTCGGGGAGTTCCTGCAGGACGCGCCCGCCATGCCGGCGTCGTGCTATCCGATGCCGACGCCGGCAAGATCGATGCTGCCAACGGTCGCCGGCCCCAACGTCAACCCAGGCTGACTGGCAGAACGGTTTCGTGAACCGCCGCACCCAACCGTGCAACGCGGGCGAGCCGACGGCTGCCCAGCAGGCGCGCGGCGCGGCGCACGACGCGCGCCACATCCCCACTCCCGCACGCGCACGCCCGCGGCTAGGGTGAACCCATCGGCAGCTTGGGGGAGCAGATGAGCACAGGGGCATCGTCGCAGGTCGAGTCGGCGGGGTCGGCTGGCGAAGCATCCGGCCCGTTCTGGTGGACCCTCACGCCCGAGGCGGCCGTCGCCGAAGCGGGCTCCGACGCGGCGACCGGGCTGACCGATGCCGAGGCGGCGAACCGTCTCGCGCAGTTCGGGTCGAACACGCTCGACGCGGCGCCACCGCCGAGCTGGTGGAAGATCGCGCTGCGACAACTCGTCGAACCGATGACGCTGATGCTCATCGCGGTCGCGATCGTGTCGCTCCTGATCGCCCAGGTCACCACCGCGATCGTCGTCGCCGTGCTCGTGCTGTTCAACATCGTGCTCGGCACCCGACAGGAGCTGAAGGCCCGCCGCAGCGTCGACGCGCTCGCCAACCTGCAGACCCCGCACGCCCGCGTCACCCGCGGCGGGGTGCTGAAGGAACTCCCGGCGCCCGATATCGTGCCGGGCGACCTCGTCGAGCTCGAAGCCGGCGACCTGGTGCCGGCCGACGGCCGCATCATCCGGGCCGCGAACCTCGAGACGCAGGAGTCGGCCCTCACCGGCGAGTCCCTGCCGATCGCGAAGCGAGTCGAACCGAACACCGACCCGGCGACCGCGCTCGCCGACCGCAGTTCGATGCTGTTCCAGAACACCTCGGTCACCCGCGGCACCGCCACCATGGTCGTCGTCGAGACGGGCATGCGGTCGCAGGTCGGTCAGATCGCGACCCTGCTCACGGGCGTCGGCACGTCGCGCTCGCCGCTCCAGCGCGAACTCGACGGGCTCACCAAAGTGCTCGGCTTCGTCGCATGGGGCGCGGTGCTGCTCATCATCGTCATCGGCTTCGTGCGCGGGCAAGACCTGGGCTCGCTGCTCTTCCTCGGCACGGCCGTCGCGATCTCGGCGATTCCGACGGGCCTGCCAGTGTTCGTACAGGGCCTGCTGTCGTGGGGTGCGACGAAGCTCGCCGCCGAGCGGGCCGTCGTCGCGAGCCTCAACGACGTCGAGACCCTCGGGGCGACGAGCGCGATCTGCAGCGACAAGACCGGCACGCTGACGCTGAACCAAATGACCGCCCGCTCGGTCTGGTTCGCCGGGCAGTGGTACACGGTGACCGGCGAGGGCTATTCGTTCGACGGCAAGGTGCTGAAGCCGGGCGGCGACGAGGTGGATGCCGCGCCCCTCGCCGCGGTGCTGTCGCTGCCGAACGATGCGACGGTGAGCCTCGACGGGCAGGTCGTCGGCGACCCGACCGAGGCGGCGTTCATCGTGCTCGCCGCGAAGCTCGGCGTCGACGCCGACGCGGCCCGCGCCCAGTACCCGCGCGTGGCCGAGGTGCCGTTCGACTCCGACTACAAGTTCATGGCGACGTTCCAGCACTTCCCGTGGCAGGGTGAGGCGCACTTCCTCGAGCTCGTGAAGGGCGCGCCCGACATCGTGCTGTCGCGGTGCACGAAGATGCTCACCGCCGACCGCACCCCGGCGCCCGTCGACGCGGCCGCCGCGACCGCCGCCATGGAGCAGATGTCGAAGCAGGGCCTGCGCACGCTGACGCTCGCCGCGCGGGTGCTGCCCGACGGCGATGAGGCGGCGGTCAAAGCCGACCCGATGTCGTACGTGCAAGACCTGGTGCTGATCGGCATCGTCGGCATCGTCGACCCGCCCCGCGCCGAGGCGAAGGGCGCGATCGAGGTCGCGCAGCGCGCCGGCATCGAGGTGCGCATGATCACCGGCGACCACGCCGTCACGGCGGGCGCGATCGGCGCCGAGCTCGGACTCGGCCCCGGCGCGATCAGCGGGCACGACCTGCAGCAGCTCAGCGACGACGAGCTCAACCGCGACCTGCCCGACCTCCACGTGTTCGGCCGGGTCACCCCGCAGGACAAGCTGCGGCTCGTGAAACTGCTGCAGGGGCAGGGCTCGATCGTCGCGATGACGGGCGACGCGGTCAACGACGCCGCAGCGATCAAGCAGGCCAACGTCGGCGTCGCGATGGGGTCGGGCTCCGAGGTCACCAAGCAGGCCGCGAAGCTCGTGCTCACCGACGACAACTTCGCGACGCTCGTGCACGCCGTCGAGATCGGCCGCATGGTCTACGAGAAGATCGTCGGCTACCTGCGGTTCCAGATGTCGCAGCTGTTCTCGCTGCTCATGCTGTTCGTCGCGGCGAGCGCGTTCGGCATCAACGACGGCGTCGCGCTGTTCCCGGTGATGGTGCTGTTCCTGAACTTCTTCGTCACCCTGTTCGCGGTGCTCGCGATCGCGGCCGACCCGTCGCCGCCCGGGCTCATGGACCGCCGGCCTCGGGACCCGAAGCTCGGCGTGGCGAACCCGCGGGCGATCGGCGAATGGCTGCTGTACGGGTTCTCGATCTTCATCGTGTCGCTCATCCCGCTGGTCTGGGGTCCCGACCAGCCCGACCCGCTCGAGCCGAGCGCCTCGATGACGATGGTGTACGTGATCGTCGGGTTCGGCACCGTGCTGAGCGGCATCCTCATGCGGCGCTCGCCCGAGTCGGGCCTGCTGCCGCCCATCGGCACGACGCTGAAGTACCTGGTGTGGCCGGTCGTCATCATCGTCTGCTCGACCGAGATCGGGTTCCTGCAGCGCATCGTCGGCGCGGTCTCGCTCACCGGATGGCAGTGGCTCGAGTGCATCGCGCTGCTGCTCGTGCCGCTCGCCGTCGTCGAGGGCGACAAGTGGCTGAAGCGGCGGCGGATCGCGCGGCGGGCGGCGTAGCCCAGCCCGCGGCTGCGCCACTTGCGCGCGACGGGCGGCGTAGCCCCGCTCGCGGCTGCGCCACTTGCGCGCGGTCCGCGCCAGATGAGCTGGCGCGCACCCGGCCGAAGTGGCGCAGAGCGGAGGGTGGGAAGGCGGGACGGCGCGAAGGCGGGACGGCATGAAGGCGGGCCGGCGGGCTGCCGGCGGTCCGCCGGGCCCGCCCGTCAGTCGGCGAGCAGCTCGCGCAGGTCGGCGGCGGTGAGGGCGCCATCGGGCGAGGCAGAGGCCTCCACCCCATCGAGCCCCACCCCGTCCAGCACCGACGCGACGAGTTCGCCCTTGCGCGCCTTCAGCGCCATCACCTTCTCTTCGATGGTGCCGGCCGCGACAAGGCGGTACACGTTCACCGGGCGGGTCTGCCCGATGCGGTGCGCGCGGTCGACGGCCTGCGCCTCGCTCGCGGGGTTCCACCACGGGTCGAGCAGGAACACGTAGTCGGCTTCGGTGAGGTTCAGGCCGAACCCGCCGGCTTTCAGGCTGATCAGGAAGACGGATGCCTCGCCGGCGCGGAACCGCGCGATCTCGGCGTCGCGACGCTTCACGGGGGTCGACCCGTCGAGGTACGCGTACGAGACCCCCGCCGTGTCGAGGCGCGCGCTCGCGCGGGCGAGGAACGACGTGAACTGGCTGAACACGAGCGCCCGGTGCCCCTCGGCGAGCACGTCGTCGAACTGTTCGAATAGCGCGTCGAGCTTCGCCGACGGCATGCCGTCGTGCGCCTCGGGGTCGATGAGCGCCGCGTCGAGCGCGAGCATGCGCAGCAGCGTGAGGGATCGGTAGACGATGAACCGCTGCCGGTCGTCTTCGTCGGCGAGGAGCCCGAGCAGTTTCCGCCGTTCGCGTTGCAGGGTCGCGTCGTAGAGGCGGCGGTGCTTGGGCGCGAGCTCGACGGTGAGCACTTGCTCCTGCTTGTCGGGCAGTTCTGGTGCGACCTGCTCTTTCGTGCGGCGCAGCACGAGGGGTCGGATGCGCCGGCGCAGCCGCTCGCGCCGCTCGGTATTGCCGTCGAGCTCGATGGGGCGGCGGTACCGTTCGTCGAACGCGCGCCGGCTCGGGAAGAGCCCGGGCGCGACGAGCCGCAGGATGGCCCACAGCTCGGACAGATTGTTCTCGATCGGGGTGCCGGTGACGGCGAGCACGAACGGCGACCGGATGCCACGGGCCGCGTCATGCACCTTCGTCGCCGCGTTCTTCACGAACTGCGCCTCGTCGAGCACGAGCCCGCCCCACTCGATCGCCGCGAACGCGGTCGCCTCGAGTCGCAGCACGGCGTACGTCGTGATCACGAGATCGGCGTCTCGGGCGAGCTCGGCGAGCGGTGCCGACCCGCTCCGCCGCCGTTCGGTCGCGGTGACGGACGCCACGCGAAGCCCCGGCGTGAAGCGCGCCGCCTCGGCGACCCAGTTCGACGCCACCGAGGTGGGTGCCACGACCAGGAACGGCGCGCCGTGCCCGCCGGTCGATGAGCGTCCGGCGGCGTGCGCCACCAGCGCGAGGGTCTGCACCGTCTTGCCCAGCCCCATGTCGTCGGCGAGCACCGCGCCGACCCCGTTCGCCCACCGCGCGTGCAGCCACCGGAACCCGTCGAGCTGGTACGGACGCAGCGGCAGCGCGAGCCCGGCGGGCGGGTCGATGGGCGCCGCGGCATCCCCGCCGGAGGCGGAACCCGCGACCTCCGTCTGCGAGGACGCGAGCCCCGTCACGAGATTCCGCCACGCCACGGCGGGCTCCGCGACATCTGCGAGGTCTTCGAAGTCGGCCCACAGCCCGACCTGGCTGCGATGGATGCGCAGCCCGGTCTCCCACTCGGCGAGGGTGCCGGCCTCCTCGATGAGCTCGCGCAGCGGCTCGAACACCGGCTGCTCGAGCGACAGGTACGTCTTGTCGACGAGCAGCAGCCGCTTCTGCCCGCGCGCGAGCGCCCGGAACAGCGGCATGAACGGGATGCTCCGCCCCTGCACCGTGACCATGACGCCCAGATCGAACCAGTCGCGCTGCCGCGACTCGACGGTCGAGACGGTCAGCTCGGGCGCCTCGGTCAGCTCGCGGTAATCGGGCCGCTCGCCGCGCACCTCGACGCGCACGCGCTCGATCGCCTCGAGTCGCGGAAGCGCTCGGTCGGCGAACCACGCGACATCCTCGCCGCGGACCACGATCGCGCCGAGCGGCAGCCCGCCGAGTTCGTCGCGGACGCGGGCGAGCACGTCGAGCGCGTCGTCGTCGAGGCCGGTCGCGTCGGTCGGATCGGATGCCACGGGCTGACCGGATGCACCGCCGGAATCGGATGCCACGGGCCGACCGGATGCCACGCCCGCCGCCGCCCGCTCGGCCTCATCGCCGCCCTCGTCGACCGGCTCGGCGCGCCCGTCGACGTGCTCCCAGCGCCAATCGAGCCGCGCCGCGTCACCGCGCTCGAACCGCACCCGCAGCACGAGCTCGGGCGGGTCGGGGTCGGGCGGGACGAACGACCCGTCGAGACTCACCACGGGCACCGCGCGTGCGAGCCGCGGCAGGTCGCGCCGCAGGAACACGGGCAGTTCGGGCGAGGGCACTCGGATCACGTCGCCGCTCGCCGCCGACGCGTCGCGCCCGAGCAGCGCGCGCTGCGCGGCCCCGAGTCCGCCGTCGACCGGCGCGAGCTCGAGCACGCCCGCATCGAAGTCGGCCCGGTACATGCCGTGTTCGCCGATCGGTCGGACTCCCCCGATCGGATGCCCCGCCGCGCCGAACACGGCCGTCGGCGTGAGCCGGAACCCGTCGAGGTCGTCGACCGCGTCGAGCGCGACCGCACCCGTCGCGTGCACGCCGACGCGAGGGGTGACATCCGACCCGACGAGCGCGATGCCGAGCCGGCGCGCCTCGGCGAGCATCGCCCACAGCACGGGGCTCTCGTACTCGTCGAGCGTGAGCCACTCGGATGAGTACCCGGTGAACACCGTCGGCGAGGCGCCCTTCAGCACCGCGAACTGCCCGAACCAGCGCGCCTGGTCGGGGTCGTACCCCTTGCTCGCGCCGAGGTAGGCGACGTTCTGCCAGGTGAGCGTGCCCTTGATCCAGGTGCCGCGGGCACCCTGCTGCACCGGTCGAACGCCGAGCCGGTCGACCGCAGCCGCCCGGGTCGCGGGCTCGTCGCTCGGCCCCTGCCAGTGCCCGGGCCGGCGGGTCACGCGGTGGCGCAGCTCGAACTGCAGGCCGAGCGGCGTGGCATCCGAGGCATCCGACCCGGCACTGCCGCGCGCCGGAGCCGGACCCGGCGCTGCCGCCGCCGCGAGCGCGTCGAGCGCGGCGCGCCAATCGGCGTCGGCTTCGGGAGGCATGCCGCCCATGCTGTCACGACCCGCCGACGCCCCGGTGCGAGCAGGTGGCGATGAGGACCCGCGGGACGCCCCGCCTGCGACTACCAGCCGACCGTGAACCGCTGCCGCCGGTGCGCCGCCGACTCGATCTCGTCGACGAACGCGCGCGCGTAGTCGGCACCCGAGATCGCCGAGCCGCCGTCGGCGTCGGTCACCAGGACGTCGCCGCCGGTGCGGTACGTGCCCCGTGCCTCCTGCGGACCGTACGACCCGAACAGCGCAGCCGGGCTCACGACGAACCAGTCGACCTCGTCGGGCGTCTCGCGCAGCGCGTCGAGGGTGTCGGCGAGCACCAGGGCCTCGGGCTTCCAGTCGGGGTGGAACTCGGGGGTGTCGACCAGGCGCGGGCCGCCCTCGCTCACGAACGACGACCCCGCACCGCCGACGAATCCGACTCGCACCCCCGACTCGGCCGCCTCGGCGGCGAGGGCGAGCGCGACCTCGCGGTATCCCGCCCCGAGCCCGGCACCCGGCGGAATCGTGACGACCACGACGTCGGCGTCGGCGATCGCCGCGGCCCGCGCGCCCGGGTCGTCGACCGAGCCCGTGCGGTATTCGACGCCCGCGACGCGCGACGCGCCGTCGGGCGCGGTGCGGCTGTACGAGATCACGTCGATGCCGCGGCCCACCGCCTCGGAAGCCAGGTGCGTCCCGGCGTAGCCGGTGCCGCCGAAGATCGCGATTCGGGTCATGGGGTTCCTCCTCGAACAGGATGCAACGGAGCATCCAGTCTCGCACCGGTCCCCGCCGCCTCACCCTCTCACCGCCTCCCCTCTCTCCCCGCCTCTCTTTCCGCCGAGCGTTTCCGTTCGCTCCCGCCGTTTCCGTGGAGCGGAAACCCAACGCGCGAACGGAAACACTCGACAGGACCGGACGGGTGCGACGGGGCCGGCCCGGACGGCGCCTCAGAACAGGCGCGTCTGCGCCACCACCGGCGCGCCCTCGAGTTCGAGGAGGGTCCGCTTGCGATCGAGCCCGCCTGCGTACCCGGTCAGCGAACCGTCGGCGCCGACCACCCGGTGGCACGGCACGACGATGCTGATCGGGTTGCGTCCCACCGCGCCGCCGACCCGTCGTGCGAGGTTGCGGTCGCCGAGCCGTTCGGCCAGAGCGCCGTACGTCGTGGTCGTTCCATACGGGATCTCGCGCAGCATCCCCCACACCGCATGCTGGAACTCGTCGCCGACCGGCGCGAGCGGCAGCTCGAACTCGGTGCGCCCGCCGTCGAGGTACTCGCCGAGCTGCCGATCGAGTTCGCGCACGACGGACTCACCACGGGCGTCGACGTCGATGCCGAGCGCCGCGGCGGCCGGCGGGTGCCAGTGCGCCGGGAAGTACAGCCCCGTCAGCGCGTCGCCGTCGAGGGTGACGAGCAGGTCGCCGAGCCGCGAGGCGAGGGTGGTGTGCCGCGGGGTCATAGCTCCATCCTGACCCGCCGGATGCTCCGCCGCTACGCGGCGCCGAGCAGTGCGCGGGCGCGGTCGCGCTGCAGCGCGAGCTGCACGCGCTCGTCGTACTCGAGCCGGCGTACGCGCCACGGCGCGGTGTCGTCGTCGAGGTCGGCGAGCTTCACCCGTCGGGCGAGCGGGTGGCGACCGATGCGGGCGTAGTAGGCGTCGTCCGACAGTTCGGGCCCTCTGGTCAGCACTTGCACGACCTCCACGACGGCGGGCACGACACCTGCCTCGAGCAGGTCCTGCGCGGTCAGGTCGGTGCGCTCGAGCACGTCGTGCAACCACGCCGCCGCCGCGCCGATCGGCTCGGATGCGGCATCGAAGCGCTCGGCCAGTCGTGCCGGGTGGTCGATGTACGCCGCACCCACCCGGTCGACCTGCCC from Agromyces larvae includes the following:
- a CDS encoding M23 family metallopeptidase — protein: MHEELRDPVVVDFPLRGEGWMAVTTPAHRVPSHGTDMLGQRFAYDFLKVDGRRGAHVHPASTWRTATVGVRTSECYAWGEPVHAPFDAEVIEAADGIAERQWVNMFRELFGVLRTAITFTPEMLPRVLGNHVLLRATDASVGRASAGSRSPVFAGFAHLAPGSVAVAAGDHVATGDQLGRVGHTGNSTSPHLHFQLMDSPDLMTAKGVPCAFTAYEVERDGSWHPVADGVPGRTERIRSGQDSAPGHYT
- a CDS encoding EndoU domain-containing protein, whose protein sequence is MDAALANTARAYDVAQLVGACREPSSSIFRSVQPALVSTEVRVPSALGPGPTTPLGEFGEFLQDALAMLGVVLPDADTGKIDAAERAWSDLAGSFRRARAEVDTSLHASIAPGLPNHARIASCRDGIARRLDTAATSADAIAAYARALGDAVAKAWDEIGWLIGQMAAEIMLEIGVGVALSFLTAGVGAAATAAKIAFTVGRWALRIAEVCRRLATLVRGALAAARITGRGAAHLVKDSIASGVAAVAAQIGFSELRAAVDPRYEPQNVGDILGGGLLAAAIAGVPGAGPANKRISPATANDAALLGSIDEVFSEQRRIHILYGDKTGGGHLHPAQPGKTPFPESWTGERIIDAVLDIATDPTLEWSQTKGIAGQDFTRNGAPSRYSVIGNRDGIDILVSIEPRGEGIITAFPTEKK
- a CDS encoding MafI family immunity protein, producing the protein MNFETITQTIREVVNELSGQLPDSDLQNARIFLDAGEPGVALENLCAQIYEYDVPIARSAYLRLEAAGRAMSLDSSNWSHLTVS
- a CDS encoding cation-translocating P-type ATPase, producing the protein MSTGASSQVESAGSAGEASGPFWWTLTPEAAVAEAGSDAATGLTDAEAANRLAQFGSNTLDAAPPPSWWKIALRQLVEPMTLMLIAVAIVSLLIAQVTTAIVVAVLVLFNIVLGTRQELKARRSVDALANLQTPHARVTRGGVLKELPAPDIVPGDLVELEAGDLVPADGRIIRAANLETQESALTGESLPIAKRVEPNTDPATALADRSSMLFQNTSVTRGTATMVVVETGMRSQVGQIATLLTGVGTSRSPLQRELDGLTKVLGFVAWGAVLLIIVIGFVRGQDLGSLLFLGTAVAISAIPTGLPVFVQGLLSWGATKLAAERAVVASLNDVETLGATSAICSDKTGTLTLNQMTARSVWFAGQWYTVTGEGYSFDGKVLKPGGDEVDAAPLAAVLSLPNDATVSLDGQVVGDPTEAAFIVLAAKLGVDADAARAQYPRVAEVPFDSDYKFMATFQHFPWQGEAHFLELVKGAPDIVLSRCTKMLTADRTPAPVDAAAATAAMEQMSKQGLRTLTLAARVLPDGDEAAVKADPMSYVQDLVLIGIVGIVDPPRAEAKGAIEVAQRAGIEVRMITGDHAVTAGAIGAELGLGPGAISGHDLQQLSDDELNRDLPDLHVFGRVTPQDKLRLVKLLQGQGSIVAMTGDAVNDAAAIKQANVGVAMGSGSEVTKQAAKLVLTDDNFATLVHAVEIGRMVYEKIVGYLRFQMSQLFSLLMLFVAASAFGINDGVALFPVMVLFLNFFVTLFAVLAIAADPSPPGLMDRRPRDPKLGVANPRAIGEWLLYGFSIFIVSLIPLVWGPDQPDPLEPSASMTMVYVIVGFGTVLSGILMRRSPESGLLPPIGTTLKYLVWPVVIIVCSTEIGFLQRIVGAVSLTGWQWLECIALLLVPLAVVEGDKWLKRRRIARRAA
- a CDS encoding DEAD/DEAH box helicase, which encodes MPPEADADWRAALDALAAAAAPGPAPARGSAGSDASDATPLGLQFELRHRVTRRPGHWQGPSDEPATRAAAVDRLGVRPVQQGARGTWIKGTLTWQNVAYLGASKGYDPDQARWFGQFAVLKGASPTVFTGYSSEWLTLDEYESPVLWAMLAEARRLGIALVGSDVTPRVGVHATGAVALDAVDDLDGFRLTPTAVFGAAGHPIGGVRPIGEHGMYRADFDAGVLELAPVDGGLGAAQRALLGRDASAASGDVIRVPSPELPVFLRRDLPRLARAVPVVSLDGSFVPPDPDPPELVLRVRFERGDAARLDWRWEHVDGRAEPVDEGGDEAERAAAGVASGRPVASDSGGASGQPVASDPTDATGLDDDALDVLARVRDELGGLPLGAIVVRGEDVAWFADRALPRLEAIERVRVEVRGERPDYRELTEAPELTVSTVESRQRDWFDLGVMVTVQGRSIPFMPLFRALARGQKRLLLVDKTYLSLEQPVFEPLRELIEEAGTLAEWETGLRIHRSQVGLWADFEDLADVAEPAVAWRNLVTGLASSQTEVAGSASGGDAAAPIDPPAGLALPLRPYQLDGFRWLHARWANGVGAVLADDMGLGKTVQTLALVAHAAGRSSTGGHGAPFLVVAPTSVASNWVAEAARFTPGLRVASVTATERRRSGSAPLAELARDADLVITTYAVLRLEATAFAAIEWGGLVLDEAQFVKNAATKVHDAARGIRSPFVLAVTGTPIENNLSELWAILRLVAPGLFPSRRAFDERYRRPIELDGNTERRERLRRRIRPLVLRRTKEQVAPELPDKQEQVLTVELAPKHRRLYDATLQRERRKLLGLLADEDDRQRFIVYRSLTLLRMLALDAALIDPEAHDGMPSAKLDALFEQFDDVLAEGHRALVFSQFTSFLARASARLDTAGVSYAYLDGSTPVKRRDAEIARFRAGEASVFLISLKAGGFGLNLTEADYVFLLDPWWNPASEAQAVDRAHRIGQTRPVNVYRLVAAGTIEEKVMALKARKGELVASVLDGVGLDGVEASASPDGALTAADLRELLAD
- a CDS encoding NAD(P)-dependent oxidoreductase, with translation MTRIAIFGGTGYAGTHLASEAVGRGIDVISYSRTAPDGASRVAGVEYRTGSVDDPGARAAAIADADVVVVTIPPGAGLGAGYREVALALAAEAAESGVRVGFVGGAGSSFVSEGGPRLVDTPEFHPDWKPEALVLADTLDALRETPDEVDWFVVSPAALFGSYGPQEARGTYRTGGDVLVTDADGGSAISGADYARAFVDEIESAAHRRQRFTVGW
- a CDS encoding methylated-DNA--[protein]-cysteine S-methyltransferase yields the protein MTPRHTTLASRLGDLLVTLDGDALTGLYFPAHWHPPAAAALGIDVDARGESVVRELDRQLGEYLDGGRTEFELPLAPVGDEFQHAVWGMLREIPYGTTTTYGALAERLGDRNLARRVGGAVGRNPISIVVPCHRVVGADGSLTGYAGGLDRKRTLLELEGAPVVAQTRLF